The Anaerosoma tenue genome has a window encoding:
- a CDS encoding ABC transporter substrate-binding protein yields MKRLAAVLSLVLVLGLVLPGCAADEGTTDSGDSTSGGEATSGDPIIIGSALCQTGIQAPLDEPALRGAQLAVDVLNEQGGILGRPVELRAMDGQSDPVVVGNVAKQLIAEGAVAIIAPSDFDFGGPASREAQANGMVGISPCASSPLYSSTALGDKQFTMSMWNTTMGAVMAEYAYNELGYRTVYVITDDFIDYTKSLSEYFIVAFEEIGGEVYFEDTYTQGQADASAQVARIKDLPEQPDFVYVSSYMPDLALIIRTLRESGIDVPVVGGDSYDDPALFEALGTEYGSEIYFDTHSYMSEEGHPDYPAFEASYEAKYGDKPDAVWILPGYDAVMVLAEAMEIAGSTDGAEMATAMETSTFELLTGTLEWGDASTGHEPNKAAAVVELNEGVPSFIGWMTPEFLPAP; encoded by the coding sequence ATGAAACGATTGGCAGCAGTGTTGTCACTCGTGCTGGTGCTCGGCCTGGTACTCCCGGGCTGCGCGGCGGACGAGGGCACAACGGACTCCGGCGATTCCACGTCGGGCGGGGAAGCCACCTCGGGCGACCCCATCATCATCGGTTCGGCCCTGTGCCAGACCGGTATCCAGGCGCCCCTCGATGAGCCGGCGCTCCGCGGCGCTCAGCTCGCGGTGGACGTGCTCAACGAGCAGGGCGGCATCCTTGGCCGGCCGGTCGAGCTCCGCGCCATGGACGGCCAGAGCGACCCGGTGGTCGTAGGCAACGTCGCCAAGCAGCTGATCGCTGAAGGCGCCGTGGCCATCATCGCCCCGAGCGACTTCGACTTCGGCGGCCCGGCCTCCCGTGAGGCCCAGGCCAACGGCATGGTGGGTATCTCGCCGTGCGCCTCGTCGCCGCTCTACAGCTCCACCGCTCTTGGCGACAAGCAGTTCACGATGTCGATGTGGAACACCACCATGGGCGCCGTGATGGCCGAGTACGCGTACAACGAGCTTGGCTACCGCACCGTCTACGTGATCACCGACGACTTCATCGACTACACGAAGAGCCTCTCCGAGTACTTCATCGTGGCGTTCGAGGAGATCGGTGGCGAGGTCTACTTCGAGGACACCTACACGCAGGGCCAGGCCGACGCCTCCGCGCAGGTCGCCCGCATCAAGGACCTCCCCGAGCAGCCCGACTTCGTGTACGTCTCGTCGTACATGCCCGACCTCGCGCTCATCATCCGCACCCTGCGTGAGAGCGGCATCGACGTGCCGGTCGTGGGCGGCGACTCCTACGACGACCCGGCGCTGTTCGAGGCGCTCGGCACCGAGTACGGCTCGGAGATCTACTTCGACACCCACAGCTACATGTCCGAGGAAGGCCACCCCGACTACCCGGCGTTCGAGGCCTCCTACGAGGCGAAGTACGGCGACAAGCCTGACGCCGTGTGGATCCTTCCCGGCTACGACGCCGTGATGGTCCTCGCCGAGGCCATGGAGATCGCCGGCAGCACCGACGGTGCCGAGATGGCCACCGCCATGGAGACCTCCACCTTCGAGCTGCTCACCGGTACGCTCGAGTGGGGCGACGCGTCCACGGGCCACGAGCCCAACAAGGCCGCGGCCGTTGTGGAGCTGAACGAGGGCGTTCCGTCGTTCATCGGCTGGATGACGCCGGAGTTCCTCCCCGCGCCGTAG
- a CDS encoding ABC transporter ATP-binding protein produces the protein MQSSEPGAGSVLEVSHLCKSFAGLKALDDVSFTVRTGEILGLIGPNGSGKTTLINVVTGLLPATSGTVVIDGLDITKMKGHRVARAGIGRTFQTVRLFSELTVLENVEVAAVSMGQPRRKAIHVARELLEQLDLVRFGESLASSIPFGHQRKLEMARALAMKPKFVFLDEPAAGLNEEESDALHHLLKDLPERFGIGLVVVEHDMRLMMNLCPRLHVLNYGKTITEGTPAEVRANEQVVTAYLGSSA, from the coding sequence ATGCAATCTAGCGAACCGGGGGCGGGCAGCGTTCTGGAGGTCTCGCACCTCTGCAAATCGTTCGCTGGCCTCAAGGCCCTCGATGATGTGAGTTTCACGGTGAGGACGGGGGAGATCCTCGGCCTCATCGGCCCCAACGGATCTGGCAAGACCACGCTGATCAACGTGGTCACCGGGCTGCTGCCCGCCACCAGCGGCACGGTGGTGATCGACGGCCTGGACATCACCAAGATGAAGGGCCACCGCGTGGCCCGCGCCGGCATCGGCCGCACGTTCCAGACGGTCCGGCTCTTCTCGGAGCTCACCGTGCTGGAGAACGTGGAAGTGGCGGCCGTGAGCATGGGCCAGCCGCGCCGCAAGGCGATCCACGTGGCGCGCGAGCTCCTCGAGCAGCTCGATCTGGTGCGCTTCGGCGAGAGCCTCGCGAGCTCGATCCCCTTCGGCCACCAGCGCAAGCTGGAGATGGCCCGCGCGCTTGCCATGAAACCCAAGTTCGTCTTCCTCGACGAGCCCGCTGCGGGCCTCAACGAGGAGGAGTCCGACGCCTTGCACCACCTCCTCAAGGACCTGCCCGAACGGTTCGGCATCGGCCTGGTGGTGGTGGAGCACGACATGCGGCTGATGATGAACCTCTGTCCGCGGCTGCACGTGCTCAACTACGGCAAGACGATCACCGAGGGAACACCCGCCGAGGTCCGCGCCAACGAGCAGGTCGTGACCGCCTACCTAGGGAGCAGTGCATAG
- a CDS encoding ABC transporter ATP-binding protein, with amino-acid sequence MAMLTVENLEASYGAIRALHGISINVAEGEAVALLGVNGVGKSTTLKSIMGVLRPVKGTITFNGEEITNKSPESIVRRGISLVPEGRDIFGALTVEENLRLGAYVGYKRDRYLADLDEMFELFPILKERFHQAGGLLSGGEQQMLAIARALMGHPKLIMLDEPSLGLSPALTDQIFELINTLKERGSTILLVEQNAERALEIVDRAYLLANGLVEHEGTAADIQRQVDVAAVYFGGGSDDSDSCEVTL; translated from the coding sequence ATGGCGATGCTCACGGTAGAGAACCTCGAGGCCTCCTACGGCGCGATCCGCGCGCTGCACGGCATCTCGATCAACGTGGCCGAGGGAGAAGCGGTGGCGCTCCTAGGCGTCAATGGTGTGGGTAAGTCCACCACGCTGAAGTCCATCATGGGCGTGCTCCGTCCGGTGAAGGGGACGATCACCTTCAACGGCGAGGAGATCACCAACAAGTCGCCCGAATCGATCGTCCGGCGCGGTATCTCGCTGGTGCCGGAGGGTCGCGACATCTTCGGGGCGCTCACCGTGGAGGAGAACCTCCGCCTCGGCGCCTACGTGGGGTACAAGCGAGACCGGTACCTGGCCGACCTGGACGAGATGTTCGAGCTGTTCCCGATCCTGAAGGAGCGGTTCCACCAGGCTGGCGGACTGCTCTCCGGCGGCGAGCAGCAGATGCTCGCCATCGCGCGGGCGCTCATGGGACACCCCAAGCTCATCATGCTCGACGAGCCCTCACTCGGCCTGTCCCCTGCGCTCACCGACCAGATCTTCGAGCTCATCAACACGCTCAAGGAGCGCGGCTCCACGATCCTGCTCGTCGAGCAGAACGCCGAGCGGGCGCTCGAGATCGTGGACCGGGCGTATCTGCTGGCCAACGGCCTGGTCGAGCACGAGGGCACGGCGGCCGACATCCAGCGTCAGGTGGACGTCGCGGCCGTGTACTTCGGCGGCGGCAGCGACGACTCCGACTCTTGCGAGGTGACACTGTGA